From Sparus aurata chromosome 9, fSpaAur1.1, whole genome shotgun sequence, a single genomic window includes:
- the poglut2 gene encoding protein O-glucosyltransferase 2 isoform X1, with the protein MSPRLVSWSTLLLCLDLFRHEVPGAQAGAVPSAAKTLVWGPGLEANMVLPARFFYIQAVDSSGRNLTTSPGEETFEVKIVSPVEQFTRIWIQVLDRQDGSFLVRYRMYATYTDIHIHILLKNKHVAKSPFILKGPVYHEGCDCPQPSGSVWEAHMHCPQTFPQIDRDLSLYASVDPDRNAQEIPQRFGQRQSLCHYTVKDNKVYVKTFGEHVGFRIFMDSILLSLTRKVRLPDIEFFVNLGDWPLEKRKASEKIHPIFSWCGSNNTRDIVMPTYDLTESVLETMGRVSLDMMSVQANTGPSWPQKNATAFWRGRDSRQERLELVKLSRAHPDMINAAFTNFFFFKHDESLYGPLVKHVSFFDFFKYKYQINIDGTVAAYRLPYLLAGDSVVLKQDSSYYEHFYNELQPWEHYIPIRADLGDLLEKIQWAREHDEEVKKIALAGQQFARNNLMGDRIFCYYYKLFQEYAKLQVTEPKVRTDMELVEQPADDLFPCLCHRTRAKDEL; encoded by the exons ATGTCTCCTCGGCTGGTTTCGTGGTCgactctgctcctctgcctgGATCTGTTCAGACATGAAGTCCCAGGAGCTCAGGCAGGAGCGGTACCCAGTGCTGCGAAAACTTTGGTATGGGGACCCGGTCTGGAGGCAAACATGGTCCTCCCTGCTCGTTTTTTCTACATACAAGCGGTGGACAGTTCTGGAAGAAA TTTAACGACATCGCCTGGTGAAGAGACGTTTGAAGTGAAGATCGTGTCTCCAGTGGAGCAGTTCACCAGGATCTGGATCCAAGTCCTGGATCGTCAGGATGGCTCCTTCCTGGTCCGCTACAGAATGTACGCCACCTACACGGACATTCACATCCACATTCTGCTCAAGAACAAGCATGTTGCCAAGTCACCATTCATTCTCAAAG GCCCAGTCTATCATGAGGGCTGTGACTGTCCCCAGCCCAGTGGCTCTGTATGGGAGGCCCACATGCACTGTCCTCAGACCTTCCCCCAAATAGACCGGGACCTGTCCCTCTACGCTAGTGTCGACCCAGATCGCAACGCACAGGAGATCCCACAGCGTTTCGGGCAGAGACAAAGCCTCTGCCATTACACCGTTAAAGACAATAAG gtCTACGTGAAAACCTTTGGCGAACATGTTGGTTTCAGAATCTTTATGGATTCCATCCTCCTGTCACTCACCAGAAAG GTGCGGCTCCCTGATATAGAGTTCTTTGTTAACCTGGGTGACTGGCCGTTGGAGAAGAGGAAAGCGTCTGAGAAGATTCATCCCATCTTTTCCTGGTGTGGCTCAAACAACACCAGAGATATTGTCATGCCCACCTACGACCTGACTGAGTCTGTCCTTGAGACCATGGGAAG AGTAAGTCTGGACATGATGTCCGTGCAGGCCAACACAGGGCCGTCGTGGCCTCAGAAGAACGCCACAGCCTTCTGGAGAGGCCGAGACAGTCGACAGGAGCGTCTGGAGCTGGTCAAGCTGTCGAGGGCTCACCCCGACATGATCAACGCTGCTTTCaccaacttcttcttcttcaaacaCGATGAGAGCCTCTACGGGCCGCTGGTCAAACACGTCTCTTTCTTTGACTTTTTCAAG TACAAATACCAAATAAACATCGACGGCACTGTGGCGGCGTATCGGCTGCCGTACCTCCTGGCAGGAGACAGCGTGGTCTTAAAGCAGGACTCGAGCTACTACGAGCACTTCTACAACGAGCTCCAGCCGTGGGAGCACTACATCCCGATCAGGGCGGACCTCGGAGACCTGCTGGAAAAGATCCAGTGGGCTCGTGAGCACGATGAAGAG GTGAAGAAAATTGCACTGGCGGGTCAGCAGTTTGCCCGCAACAATCTTATGGGAGACAGAATATTTTGTTACTACTACAAACTTTTCCAG GAGTATGCCAAACTCCAGGTCACGGAGCCCAAGGTTCGTACGGACATGGAGCTCGTCGAGCAACCTGCTGACGACCTGTTCCCGTGTCTCTGCCACAGGACGAGG GCGAAGGATGAGCTCTGA
- the poglut2 gene encoding protein O-glucosyltransferase 2 isoform X2 — MAPSWSATECPVYHEGCDCPQPSGSVWEAHMHCPQTFPQIDRDLSLYASVDPDRNAQEIPQRFGQRQSLCHYTVKDNKVYVKTFGEHVGFRIFMDSILLSLTRKVRLPDIEFFVNLGDWPLEKRKASEKIHPIFSWCGSNNTRDIVMPTYDLTESVLETMGRVSLDMMSVQANTGPSWPQKNATAFWRGRDSRQERLELVKLSRAHPDMINAAFTNFFFFKHDESLYGPLVKHVSFFDFFKYKYQINIDGTVAAYRLPYLLAGDSVVLKQDSSYYEHFYNELQPWEHYIPIRADLGDLLEKIQWAREHDEEVKKIALAGQQFARNNLMGDRIFCYYYKLFQEYAKLQVTEPKVRTDMELVEQPADDLFPCLCHRTRAKDEL; from the exons ATGGCTCCTTCCTGGTCCGCTACAGAAT GCCCAGTCTATCATGAGGGCTGTGACTGTCCCCAGCCCAGTGGCTCTGTATGGGAGGCCCACATGCACTGTCCTCAGACCTTCCCCCAAATAGACCGGGACCTGTCCCTCTACGCTAGTGTCGACCCAGATCGCAACGCACAGGAGATCCCACAGCGTTTCGGGCAGAGACAAAGCCTCTGCCATTACACCGTTAAAGACAATAAG gtCTACGTGAAAACCTTTGGCGAACATGTTGGTTTCAGAATCTTTATGGATTCCATCCTCCTGTCACTCACCAGAAAG GTGCGGCTCCCTGATATAGAGTTCTTTGTTAACCTGGGTGACTGGCCGTTGGAGAAGAGGAAAGCGTCTGAGAAGATTCATCCCATCTTTTCCTGGTGTGGCTCAAACAACACCAGAGATATTGTCATGCCCACCTACGACCTGACTGAGTCTGTCCTTGAGACCATGGGAAG AGTAAGTCTGGACATGATGTCCGTGCAGGCCAACACAGGGCCGTCGTGGCCTCAGAAGAACGCCACAGCCTTCTGGAGAGGCCGAGACAGTCGACAGGAGCGTCTGGAGCTGGTCAAGCTGTCGAGGGCTCACCCCGACATGATCAACGCTGCTTTCaccaacttcttcttcttcaaacaCGATGAGAGCCTCTACGGGCCGCTGGTCAAACACGTCTCTTTCTTTGACTTTTTCAAG TACAAATACCAAATAAACATCGACGGCACTGTGGCGGCGTATCGGCTGCCGTACCTCCTGGCAGGAGACAGCGTGGTCTTAAAGCAGGACTCGAGCTACTACGAGCACTTCTACAACGAGCTCCAGCCGTGGGAGCACTACATCCCGATCAGGGCGGACCTCGGAGACCTGCTGGAAAAGATCCAGTGGGCTCGTGAGCACGATGAAGAG GTGAAGAAAATTGCACTGGCGGGTCAGCAGTTTGCCCGCAACAATCTTATGGGAGACAGAATATTTTGTTACTACTACAAACTTTTCCAG GAGTATGCCAAACTCCAGGTCACGGAGCCCAAGGTTCGTACGGACATGGAGCTCGTCGAGCAACCTGCTGACGACCTGTTCCCGTGTCTCTGCCACAGGACGAGG GCGAAGGATGAGCTCTGA